The region CATCTATTTTTACTCTAAGGTCATTAAATATTTCCTGAGAAGTTCTAGCAGAGTCTGTAGCTTTATTAATTTTGTCATAAGCATTGTCTACTAAGTTTGTAATATCTTTTACAGAAGACTGAGTAGTTTGAGCTAAGTTTCTTACTTCAGAAGCAACAACAGCAAAKCCCTTACCTTGGTCTCCAGCACGTGCAGCCTCTACAGCAGCATTCAAAGCAAGTATATTAGTTTGGAATGCTATATTTTCAATAATGTTTGTAATATCTTTAATTTTAGTACTAGCCTCATAAACTTCTTCTATATTTCTTGTAGTTTCAAGTATAATATCACCAGCACTTTCTATAGACTGTCTAGATTCAACCATCATTCTATTACCTTGTACTGATTGGTCTGTAGAAGATTTTATTGTAGAAGCCATCTCTTCCATAGAGCTTGCAGTCTCTTCCAAGCTTGCTGCTTGAGATTCTGTTCTATGTGATAAATCATTACTGCCCTGTGAAAGTTCATGAGCACTGTTTGTAATTTTTTCTACTGAATCTCTTACTCTTATTATAATATCTACAAGTTCTTGACGCATTATAGTAAATGAATCAGCTAATTCTCCAAGTTCATCTTTTCTATGAATTGTTTGTTCTGTATTTGTTAAATCACCTTTAGATATTTCTTTAGAT is a window of Brachyspira sp. SAP_772 DNA encoding:
- a CDS encoding methyl-accepting chemotaxis protein, coding for SKEISKGDLTNTEQTIHRKDELGELADSFTIMRQELVDIIIRVRDSVEKITNSAHELSQGSNDLSHRTESQAASLEETASSMEEMASTIKSSTDQSVQGNRMMVESRQSIESAGDIILETTRNIEEVYEASTKIKDITNIIENIAFQTNILALNAAVEAARAGDQGKGFAVVASEVRNLAQTTQSSVKDITNLVDNAYDKINKATDSARTSQEIFNDLRVKID